In the genome of Physeter macrocephalus isolate SW-GA chromosome 20, ASM283717v5, whole genome shotgun sequence, one region contains:
- the TYSND1 gene encoding peroxisomal leader peptide-processing protease isoform X1 gives MGRQWGPAMRAAEQAGCVVSATRAGQPEAGSWSCSGVILSRRLGLVLCHGGIFTPFLRAGSGALTAAGAAFLPGDSCGDDLRLHVQWGPTAASPAGRAERGRPGLCTPQCAGLEPGPPARFRGWPLQPPRPAELLLLLSCPAFRDHFARLFGGEAAKQWSFASAAPDDEMSEEEEEDQLRALGWFALLRVRPDPEKEAEAEERGPVLAVAPLGAVPKGEPLLACGSPFGAFCPDIFLNTLSCGVLSNSAGPLLLTDARCLPGTEGGGVFEARPAGALVALVAAPLCWKAREWVGLTLLCAAAPLLCAARAALCRLHPGAAALAAFLPHEMGAPWGLPLRDPGPPWAAAAVLVECGSVWGSGVAVAPRLVVTCRHVAPREAAKVLVRSTTPKSAVIWGHVVFATQETSPYDIAVVSLEEDLDGVPVPVPAEHFHEGEAVSVVGFGVFGQACGPSMTSGILSAVVQVDDTPVMLQTTCAVHGGSSGGPLFSTCSGDLLGIVASNTRDNNTGATYPHLNFSIPITVLQPALQRYSQAGDLGGLRQLDRAPEPVRVVWRLQRPLAEAPRSKL, from the exons ATGGGGCGGCAGTGGGGGCCAGCCATGAGGGCGGCCGAGCAGGCGGGCTGCGTGGTGAGCGCCACCCGGGCCGGGCAGCCCGAGGCGGGCTCGTGGAGCTGCAGCGGGGTGATCCTGAGCCGCCGCCTGGGCCTGGTGCTGTGCCACGGGGGCATCTTCACCCCATTCCTGAGGGCCGGCAGCGGGGCGCTGACCGCGGCCGGCGCCGCCTTCCTGCCAGGCGACAGTTGCGGCGACGACCTGCGCCTGCACGTGCAGTGGGGCCCAACGGCCGCGAGTCCGGCAGGCCGCGCGGAGCGGGGTCGCCCGGGGCTGTGCACGCCCCAGTGTGCCGGCCTAGAGCCCGGCCCGCCCGCCCGGTTCCGCGGGTGGCCGCtgcagcccccccgccccgccgagctgctgctgctgttgagCTGCCCGGCCTTCCGGGACCACTTCGCGCGCCTCTTCGGCGGCGAGGCGGCCAAGCAGTGGAGCTTCGCGAGCGCCGCACCGGACGACGAGATgtcggaggaggaggaggaagaccagCTGAGAGCGCTGGGCTGGTTCGCTCTGCTGCGCGTGCGGCCGGACCCGGAGaaggaggcggaggcggaggagCGCGGGCCGGTATTGGCCGTGGCGCCTCTCGGGGCTGTGCCCAAGGGTGAGCCGCTACTGGCCTGCGGCTCCCCGTTCGGGGCCTTCTGCCCCGACATCTTTCTCAACACGCTCAGCTGCGGCGTGCTCAGCAACTCGGCCGGCCCGCTGCTGCTCACCGACGCGCGCTGCCTGCCAGGCACCGAGGGTGGCGGCGTGTTCGAGGCGCGGCCCGCGGGGGCGCTGGTGGCGCTGGTGGCGGCGCCCCTGTGCTGGAAGGCCCGCGAGTGGGTGGGCCTCACGCTGCTCTGCGCCGCCGCCCCTCTCCTCTGCGCCGCCCGAGCGGCCCTCTGCCGCCTGCACCCCGGCGCCGCCGCCCTGGCCGCCTTCCTACCGCATGAGATGGGCGCCCCGTGGGGCCTGCCCCTCCGAGACCCCGGACCTCCCTGGGCAGCTGCGGCCGTGCTGGTGGAGTGCGGTTCCGTTTGGGGCTCCGGAGTGGCCGTGGCACCCCGCCTCGTGGTGACCTGCCGGCATGTGGCCCCTCGGGAGGCAGCCAAGGTCCTGGTGCGCTCCACCACCCCCAA GAGCGCCGTAATCTGGGGACATGTGGTATTTGCCACCCAGGAGACATCCCCCTATGATATAGCAGTGGTGAGCCTGGAGGAGGACCTAGATGGTGTCCCTGTACCTGTGCCCGCTGAGCATTTCCATGAAG GCGAGGCTGTCAGTGTGGTGGGCTTCGGTGTCTTTGGCCAGGCCTGCGGGCCCTCGATGACCTCAGGCATCCTGTCAGCTGTGGTGCAGGTGGATGACACACCAGTGATGCTTCAGACCACGTGTGCTGTGCATGGTGGCTCCAGTGGGGGACCTCTCTTCTCCACCTGCTCCGGGGACCTCCTGG GCATCGTCGCCAGCAACACCCGGGACAATAACACGGGGGCCACCTACCCCCACCTGAACTTCAGCATTCCCATCACGGTGCTCCAGCCGGCCCTGCAGCGGTACAGCCAGGCAGGTGACCTGGGCGGCCTCCGCCAGCTGGACCGCGCCCCTGAGCCAGTGAGGGTGGTGTGGCGGCTGCAGCGACCCCTGGCAGAGGCCCCACGGAGCAAGCTCTGA
- the TYSND1 gene encoding peroxisomal leader peptide-processing protease isoform X2 codes for MGRQWGPAMRAAEQAGCVVSATRAGQPEAGSWSCSGVILSRRLGLVLCHGGIFTPFLRAGSGALTAAGAAFLPGDSCGDDLRLHVQWGPTAASPAGRAERGRPGLCTPQCAGLEPGPPARFRGWPLQPPRPAELLLLLSCPAFRDHFARLFGGEAAKQWSFASAAPDDEMSEEEEEDQLRALGWFALLRVRPDPEKEAEAEERGPVLAVAPLGAVPKGEPLLACGSPFGAFCPDIFLNTLSCGVLSNSAGPLLLTDARCLPGTEGGGVFEARPAGALVALVAAPLCWKAREWVGLTLLCAAAPLLCAARAALCRLHPGAAALAAFLPHEMGAPWGLPLRDPGPPWAAAAVLVECGSVWGSGVAVAPRLVVTCRHVAPREAAKVLVRSTTPKSAVIWGHVVFATQETSPYDIAVVSLEEDLDGVPVPVPAEHFHEGIVASNTRDNNTGATYPHLNFSIPITVLQPALQRYSQAGDLGGLRQLDRAPEPVRVVWRLQRPLAEAPRSKL; via the exons ATGGGGCGGCAGTGGGGGCCAGCCATGAGGGCGGCCGAGCAGGCGGGCTGCGTGGTGAGCGCCACCCGGGCCGGGCAGCCCGAGGCGGGCTCGTGGAGCTGCAGCGGGGTGATCCTGAGCCGCCGCCTGGGCCTGGTGCTGTGCCACGGGGGCATCTTCACCCCATTCCTGAGGGCCGGCAGCGGGGCGCTGACCGCGGCCGGCGCCGCCTTCCTGCCAGGCGACAGTTGCGGCGACGACCTGCGCCTGCACGTGCAGTGGGGCCCAACGGCCGCGAGTCCGGCAGGCCGCGCGGAGCGGGGTCGCCCGGGGCTGTGCACGCCCCAGTGTGCCGGCCTAGAGCCCGGCCCGCCCGCCCGGTTCCGCGGGTGGCCGCtgcagcccccccgccccgccgagctgctgctgctgttgagCTGCCCGGCCTTCCGGGACCACTTCGCGCGCCTCTTCGGCGGCGAGGCGGCCAAGCAGTGGAGCTTCGCGAGCGCCGCACCGGACGACGAGATgtcggaggaggaggaggaagaccagCTGAGAGCGCTGGGCTGGTTCGCTCTGCTGCGCGTGCGGCCGGACCCGGAGaaggaggcggaggcggaggagCGCGGGCCGGTATTGGCCGTGGCGCCTCTCGGGGCTGTGCCCAAGGGTGAGCCGCTACTGGCCTGCGGCTCCCCGTTCGGGGCCTTCTGCCCCGACATCTTTCTCAACACGCTCAGCTGCGGCGTGCTCAGCAACTCGGCCGGCCCGCTGCTGCTCACCGACGCGCGCTGCCTGCCAGGCACCGAGGGTGGCGGCGTGTTCGAGGCGCGGCCCGCGGGGGCGCTGGTGGCGCTGGTGGCGGCGCCCCTGTGCTGGAAGGCCCGCGAGTGGGTGGGCCTCACGCTGCTCTGCGCCGCCGCCCCTCTCCTCTGCGCCGCCCGAGCGGCCCTCTGCCGCCTGCACCCCGGCGCCGCCGCCCTGGCCGCCTTCCTACCGCATGAGATGGGCGCCCCGTGGGGCCTGCCCCTCCGAGACCCCGGACCTCCCTGGGCAGCTGCGGCCGTGCTGGTGGAGTGCGGTTCCGTTTGGGGCTCCGGAGTGGCCGTGGCACCCCGCCTCGTGGTGACCTGCCGGCATGTGGCCCCTCGGGAGGCAGCCAAGGTCCTGGTGCGCTCCACCACCCCCAA GAGCGCCGTAATCTGGGGACATGTGGTATTTGCCACCCAGGAGACATCCCCCTATGATATAGCAGTGGTGAGCCTGGAGGAGGACCTAGATGGTGTCCCTGTACCTGTGCCCGCTGAGCATTTCCATGAAG GCATCGTCGCCAGCAACACCCGGGACAATAACACGGGGGCCACCTACCCCCACCTGAACTTCAGCATTCCCATCACGGTGCTCCAGCCGGCCCTGCAGCGGTACAGCCAGGCAGGTGACCTGGGCGGCCTCCGCCAGCTGGACCGCGCCCCTGAGCCAGTGAGGGTGGTGTGGCGGCTGCAGCGACCCCTGGCAGAGGCCCCACGGAGCAAGCTCTGA